One window of the Populus nigra chromosome 4, ddPopNigr1.1, whole genome shotgun sequence genome contains the following:
- the LOC133691175 gene encoding PRA1 family protein F2-like, whose product MTSPSPASYGSFPPTAPSSAFLTRATNKTSTIFATRRPWRELIEFSSFARPCSLGDTTIRIKRNLSYFRVNYTMIILSILFLSLLWHPLSMIVFLIVFVAWFFLYFFRDQPLVIFHRTIDDRLVLGLLGVATIVALIFTHVWLNVLVSLLIGAAIVVLHAAFRRTDDLYSDEQDVADGSLLSFVGSPTRAGHTRF is encoded by the coding sequence ATGACTTCTCCATCTCCAGCTTCGTACGGTTCCTTCCCACCCACCGCACCCTCGTCCGCCTTCCTCACACGCGCCACCAATAAGACATCCACCATCTTCGCCACCCGCCGCCCATGGCGCGAATTAATTGAATTCTCCTCCTTCGCGCGCCCATGCTCCCTCGGCGATACCACAATCCGCATAAAACGGAACCTCTCCTACTTTCGCGTTAATTACACAATGATAATCCTCTCTATCCTCTTCTTAAGCCTCTTATGGCACCCTCTCTCAATGATTGTCTTCTTAATCGTCTTCGTCGCCTGGTTTTTCCTTTACTTCTTTCGTGACCAGCCATTGGTGATTTTCCACCGCACGATTGATGATCGTTTGGTGCTTGGTTTGCTCGGTGTCGCTACTATTGTTGCTTTGATTTTCACACACGTGTGGTTAAATGTCTTGGTTTCGCTTTTGATTGGAGCTGCTATTGTTGTCTTGCACGCTGCGTTTAGAAGAACTGATGATTTGTATTCGGATGAGCAAGATGTTGCTGATGGAAGTTTGCTTTCTTTTGTGGGGAGTCCTACGAGAGCTGGCCACACTCGCTTTTAA